One genomic segment of Hevea brasiliensis isolate MT/VB/25A 57/8 chromosome 3, ASM3005281v1, whole genome shotgun sequence includes these proteins:
- the LOC131178347 gene encoding uncharacterized protein LOC131178347, with protein sequence MDQLTIHNKILENQITQQASSSSKAISKLPSQLGMNPKEHCNAVALRSGAKSQILSSSEISSLHETFTRVLRTESTQSSQPASSALISRNPNGQQGNRRGSRGGITGNRSNQRNGEASSNQDSRGVICYYCHEPGHTKYNCPQLQRKNQRSQMANMAAEDSTVSSSEKTVLVSAEDFAQFSQYQASLKPTSSPITAIAESGKSTTCLVSSSSKWVIDSGATDHMTGSYDEADYW encoded by the exons ATGGACCAACTGACTATTCACAATAAGATACTTGAGAACCAAATTACTCAGCAAGCTAGTTCATCAAGTAAAGCCATTAGTAAGCTGCCAAGTCAATTAGGAATGAACCCTAAAGAGCATTGTAATGCAGTTGCTTTAAGGAGTG gcgctaaatctcagattctttccagttctgagatttcctctttgcatgaaacattcacacgggtccttcgtacagagagtacccaatcttcacagcctgccagtagtgctcttattagccgtaatccaaatggacaacagggtaatagaagaggaagtagaggaggaattacaggcaacagaagtaatcagcgtaatggagaggctagttctaatcaggactcaagaggagtcatttgttattattgtcatgagcctggccatacaaaatataattgtccgcaacttcagaggaaaaatcagcgatcacagatggcaaatatggcagcagaggattctacagtatcttcctctgagaaaactgttttggtatctgcagaggattttgcacagttttcccagtatcaggcatctctaaagcctaccagttcccctatcactgcgatcgctgagtcaggtaaatccactacatgccttgtgtcttcctcatccaaatgggttattgattctggtgcaacagatcacatgacag gatcttacgacgaagcagattattggtag